Proteins encoded together in one Roseibacterium elongatum DSM 19469 window:
- a CDS encoding MarR family winged helix-turn-helix transcriptional regulator: MDGSTPKYGLHDSIGHHISRSARIVERRVEESLRKHGLTRVGWCILLAVEEDGQRNPSEIANFVGIDRTATSRALRQLEAEGLISRAMGVEDRRTTEVTLTDEGRARMLKAMPLCSENMSHFSSKLTTEEEATLKTLLKRLTAGEDS; this comes from the coding sequence ATGGATGGAAGTACACCAAAATACGGCCTGCACGACAGCATCGGCCACCACATCTCCCGCTCGGCCCGGATCGTCGAGCGGCGGGTTGAAGAATCGTTGCGCAAACATGGCCTGACGCGCGTGGGCTGGTGCATTCTGCTGGCCGTGGAAGAAGACGGTCAGAGAAACCCGTCAGAGATTGCGAACTTTGTCGGCATCGACCGCACGGCTACCTCGCGCGCATTGCGCCAGCTCGAGGCCGAGGGGTTGATCAGCCGTGCCATGGGGGTCGAGGACCGGCGCACGACCGAGGTGACCCTGACCGATGAAGGCCGGGCGCGGATGCTCAAGGCAATGCCGCTGTGCTCCGAGAACATGTCGCACTTCTCGTCCAAGCTGACGACCGAAGAAGAGGCGACGCTCAAGACCCTGCTGAAGCGCCTCACCGCCGGCGAAGACAGCTAA
- a CDS encoding DUF3572 domain-containing protein — MKQEIAETRALQVLGWLAGKDDLLPVFMGATGVAEADLRRRAAEPEFLASVLDFVLMDDAWVIGCADAQGWPPTDIVTIRAALPGGQVPSWT; from the coding sequence ATGAAGCAGGAAATCGCCGAAACCCGCGCGTTGCAGGTTCTGGGGTGGTTGGCGGGAAAGGACGATCTGCTGCCCGTGTTCATGGGCGCCACCGGTGTGGCCGAGGCAGATCTGCGCCGCCGCGCCGCCGAGCCCGAGTTCCTGGCCTCGGTCCTCGACTTTGTCCTTATGGACGATGCCTGGGTGATCGGGTGCGCCGATGCGCAGGGATGGCCGCCCACCGATATCGTTACGATCCGGGCGGCTCTGCCCGGTGGGCAGGTGCCAAGCTGGACCTGA
- a CDS encoding diguanylate cyclase translates to MTGRILIVDDVATNRIVMKVKLAAACYDVDQADTAANALSAARRNAPDLILLDLSLPDMSGLEACRRLKADPATAGIPVILVTAVADHASKMAGLEAGADDFLTKPVDEVTLLARVRSLLRARDAVQDLQARDACSAHLGFAEAMGGFSAQDRPARIALVAPGARGAVIWKNALDMRLCDEVVVLPREAALSQAGNAAQEVPDVFVIAADLGARNDGMRLLSDLRSRQHTRHAAAIMILPEGDSERAASALDLGASDILFDPFDPQELAIRIRAQLARKRQADTLRASVKAGLELAMTDSLTGLHNRRYALYRLEQMMARPGRGVAVMMLDLDYFKAINDRHGHRVGDQVLALVARRLRAQLRNRDLLARIGGEEFLVALPFCDLKAAMDCAERLRHTIGHTTFEIDAAPAPLRVTLSVGLALVSGEPSCETPQSAIDRADRALYGAKTHGRDQVTLANRPAA, encoded by the coding sequence ATGACGGGGCGCATCTTGATCGTTGACGATGTAGCGACGAATCGCATCGTCATGAAGGTCAAACTGGCCGCTGCGTGCTATGACGTCGACCAAGCCGACACGGCGGCCAATGCGCTGTCGGCGGCGCGCCGCAACGCACCGGATCTGATCCTGCTTGACCTGAGCCTGCCGGACATGTCCGGGCTCGAGGCATGCAGACGCCTGAAGGCGGACCCGGCCACCGCCGGCATCCCGGTCATCCTGGTCACGGCCGTGGCCGATCATGCCTCGAAAATGGCCGGGTTGGAGGCCGGGGCCGACGATTTCCTGACCAAGCCGGTCGACGAGGTGACCCTGCTGGCGCGGGTCCGGTCGCTGCTACGTGCCCGAGACGCGGTGCAGGACCTGCAGGCGCGCGATGCCTGCAGCGCGCATCTGGGCTTTGCCGAGGCGATGGGCGGCTTCTCGGCGCAGGATCGTCCGGCCCGAATCGCGCTTGTGGCGCCGGGCGCGCGCGGTGCGGTGATCTGGAAAAACGCCCTGGACATGCGCCTGTGCGACGAGGTCGTCGTACTGCCGCGCGAAGCGGCCCTGTCCCAGGCCGGCAACGCCGCACAAGAGGTGCCGGATGTCTTCGTCATCGCCGCCGACCTCGGGGCCCGCAACGACGGCATGCGCCTTTTGTCCGACCTGCGTTCGCGTCAGCATACGCGCCACGCGGCCGCGATCATGATCCTGCCCGAGGGCGACAGCGAGCGCGCCGCAAGCGCCCTCGATCTGGGGGCGTCGGATATCCTGTTCGACCCGTTCGACCCGCAGGAACTGGCCATCCGCATCCGCGCCCAACTGGCGCGCAAACGGCAGGCGGACACCCTGCGGGCCTCCGTGAAAGCGGGGCTCGAGCTGGCCATGACGGATAGCCTCACCGGGCTGCACAATCGCCGCTACGCGCTCTACCGGCTGGAGCAGATGATGGCGCGCCCCGGTCGGGGCGTTGCGGTGATGATGCTGGATCTCGATTATTTCAAGGCGATCAACGACCGCCATGGGCATCGGGTCGGCGATCAGGTCCTTGCGCTGGTCGCGCGACGCCTGCGCGCCCAGTTGCGCAACAGGGATCTGCTGGCGCGTATCGGGGGCGAGGAATTTCTGGTCGCCCTGCCCTTTTGCGACCTGAAGGCCGCCATGGATTGCGCCGAACGCCTGCGCCACACCATCGGGCACACCACCTTCGAGATCGATGCCGCACCTGCGCCGCTCAGGGTCACCCTGAGCGTGGGGCTGGCGCTGGTGTCGGGCGAGCCCAGCTGCGAAACCCCGCAAAGTGCCATCGATCGGGCAGACCGGGCGCTCTACGGCGCAAAGACCCATGGCCGTGATCAGGTCACGCTGGCCAATCGCCCCGCCGCGTGA
- a CDS encoding periplasmic heavy metal sensor, whose protein sequence is MSDPNTPQTPTPPDAAPRRKTGPVVKLVLAVSLALNVLIMGLVAGAVTGRIGPSGPDELPALRALGLGPFAVALDRDGRAAVRDALGERRAALRAERRIIGDSLRAVQMALRADPFDRAGASAAMVRSRAAAEALQRHGQEALLDHLQSLPLERRIALADDLGRAMRRFDGRAPDRAPDR, encoded by the coding sequence ATGTCTGATCCGAACACGCCCCAGACCCCGACACCGCCCGACGCTGCGCCGCGGCGCAAGACCGGCCCGGTGGTCAAACTGGTGCTGGCTGTGTCGCTGGCGTTGAATGTGCTGATCATGGGCTTGGTGGCCGGGGCGGTCACGGGCCGCATCGGGCCATCCGGCCCCGATGAGCTGCCTGCGCTGCGGGCGCTTGGCCTCGGCCCCTTTGCCGTGGCGCTTGACCGGGATGGCCGCGCGGCCGTGCGCGATGCCCTGGGTGAACGTCGGGCGGCCCTGAGGGCCGAACGGCGCATCATCGGCGACAGCCTGCGTGCCGTGCAAATGGCCCTGCGCGCCGATCCGTTCGATCGGGCCGGGGCCTCCGCGGCCATGGTGCGGTCGCGGGCCGCGGCCGAGGCGCTGCAACGCCACGGACAAGAGGCGTTGCTGGATCATCTGCAATCGCTTCCGTTGGAACGGCGCATCGCCCTGGCCGACGATCTGGGCCGGGCCATGCGCCGTTTCGACGGGCGCGCCCCTGATCGCGCGCCGGATCGGTGA